The DNA segment ggatagagagaaactgatatattattcgactTCAAActcatgtacataatgaactgaaatctcttctacttatagaagaaaggaagctgatgTGTAAGTtgttactataccagatatggataatcttctactgagagtaatgtttatccataacggagtactgaaagaataagctcattgtaccaggtatagataatcttttactgggggtaatgtttatccgtAATGGAGTATTGAAAGGATAAActcattatacccggtatggataatcttctaccgggggtagtatccataatggagtatcgaaaggataagcttattatatccggtatgaataatcttctaccgggggtaatatttatccataaccgggtaccgaagtgataagcttcttcaggaggcttatttccaatagagtattaaatagataaacatCTTTACGGcggagtctcatatggataagcttcttcaggaagcttattcacaacggagtactaaataaacatccataatataatatatttataacactcccccttggatgttcattaaaagataatgtgcctcattaaagccttactaggaaaaaacatatgggaaaaaatcctagtgaaggaaaaagaatacacatatttagtaatacgcattgcttggtgcctcattaaaaactttatAAGGAAAATCCCATgagaaaaaaccttagtaaggaaaaaagagtgcatcgcgtattttactccccctgatgaaaaccttgttttaaatatttgagtctccacattccaatcttgtatactatcttctcaaaagttgaagttggcaaagatttagtgaataaatctgctggattatcacttgaacggatttgttgcacatcaatgtcaccattttttTTGAAGGTCGTGTGtctagaataattttggtgaaatgtgcttcgttctatctccttttataaatcctcccttcaattgggctatgcatgcaacattgtcttcgtataaaattgtgggtcttttctcacattccaaaccacatttttctcgaataaaatgaattattgatctcaaccatacgcattccctacttgttTCATGAATAGTTATTATCTCAgcttgatttgaagaagtagcaataatagattgctttgtggagcgtcatgatatgacagtacctccatatgtaaacacGTACCCGATTTGAGATCGAGGTTTATGGgaatcagataaataacctgcatctgcataaccaacaagatctgcACTAtatttgttagcataaaacaaacttatatcaagagttccctttaaatatcgcaatatatgcttaatcccatTCCAATGTCTACGTGTAGGAGAAGAATtgtatcttgctagtaaattaataGAAAATGCTATGtaaggccttgtagcattagcaagatacattagtgcaccaattgcactgagatagggtgcttcgggaccaaggagttcctcatcctcttctggaggtcggaacaaattcTTATTCACtacaagtgatcgaacaaccattggtgtactcaatgggtgtgctttgtccatgtaaaagcgttttaagatcCTTTATGTATatgcagattgatggataaagatctcgtctgctaaatgttTAATTGCAggccaagacaaagttttgtctttccaagatctttcatctcaaattctttcttaagatattcaactgccttttggagctcttctggagttccaacaagatttatgtcatcaacataaacagcaagtataacaaattctaatgccattttctttataaaaatacatggacaaataacatcatttatgtaaccttctttcagcaaatattcactaaggcgattataccacatgcatccagattgctttaaaccgtacaaaaatctttgtaatttaATTGAATATATTTTCCTGAGATTTTGAATtcgcttcaggcattttaaattcttcagggatttttatataaatttcattatcaagtgaaccgtacagataaacTGTAACTACATCCCTTaaatgtatttcaagcttttcatgtagtgctaaactgataaGATATCGAAATGTtgtggcatccataacaggtgaatatgtttcatcaaaatcgactccaggtcgttgtgagaatccttatgcaacaaggcgagctttgtatctttcaactttatttttatcattcctttttcgcacaaaaacacatttatgaccaactggttttataccagcatgTGTTtagactactggtccaaagacctctcttttagtaagtgacttcaattccggttgaattgcctcttgccattttggccaatccgatctttgtcgacattcttcgacatagcggggttcaagatcctcactatcttgcatactattaagtgcaacattatatgcaaaaatattattcaccactatttcagatcgatttaatCCTATCACCGGTAgtacttattaaaagttcctcactcacttgagcttcaggttcattgatttcttcaggaatctcagaactaattagatcttgggtctcttcaggagatcccttcatagtatcgttttgatcatttgtcgattttctttttcgaggatttcgatccttagaacctaaagtcctaccacgcttcaggcgtgctttaggtttactagctctcatgctagtagatggtcatactgggacatcaattcagATATGCACATTCTCTGCAGGgattgtcacacctcattttctACACACCCGAAGGGGAtatataggggagtttttccaatttaagtgacattattcgaaatgggattaattaatcttagagtcgccacttgaaatattttaattggtgtcccaagtcaccggtttattttaaatctcaaatcgaggaaatttcgactt comes from the Nicotiana sylvestris chromosome 4, ASM39365v2, whole genome shotgun sequence genome and includes:
- the LOC138889503 gene encoding secreted RxLR effector protein 161-like — encoded protein: MDKAHPLSTPMVVRSLVVNKNLFRPPEEDEELLGPEAPYLSAIGALMYLANATRPYIAFSINLLARYNSSPTRRHWNGIKHILRYLKGTLDISLFYANKYSADLVGYADAGYLSDSHKPRSQIGYVFTYGGTVIS